The nucleotide sequence CGGTTTTTCTTCAAAACCTCGATCCGGCTTCATTAGAAAAAATCGACGTTCACTTACGCAGTTGGATCGCACATCTTCCCCCTGCACTCTCAAATATCGAAGCCAAAATGGAACTCTCTCTAAGCAAGTTTGATCCCGCATCATTTGCCCAAAACTCACTCGAATATGCGAGCCTGATCGGCGGTTTCGCCATGTCGTTTCTCTCTCGTACCGTCTTTATTTTGGCCTTTTATTTTGTGGCGCTTTATTACGGTAAAGAGATTTTCGAATTTTTTAAACGATCCGCCCATTTTCCGCAGCAAGAGAGTACCCTTATCATATTCGAGATGCGCTCATCCATGAGCGTCGTATTTTATTCGATCCTTGCGACCGCCGTATTTGAAGGAGCCCTCTTCGGAATCGCGGTAGAGTATATGGGATACAACGGATTGTTGTTCGGGATCATGTTCGGATTCGCTTCCCTCATCCCGGTGGTCGGGGGAGCGATTATGTGGCTGCCGTTTACCCTCTTTGAACTCTCGGTCGGGAATACACAA is from Sulfuricurvum sp. and encodes:
- a CDS encoding AI-2E family transporter, giving the protein MTMKKEYFTLVLLVVVSYAMYRLYEPFWMSIIVASLLAISTHHIQMGFFKLTNSRFWASALSTLVLSALFFAPMGYFLFHFSVFLQNLDPASLEKIDVHLRSWIAHLPPALSNIEAKMELSLSKFDPASFAQNSLEYASLIGGFAMSFLSRTVFILAFYFVALYYGKEIFEFFKRSAHFPQQESTLIIFEMRSSMSVVFYSILATAVFEGALFGIAVEYMGYNGLLFGIMFGFASLIPVVGGAIMWLPFTLFELSVGNTQSAIFIALYTIVVISIIADTFIKPVIIKIINKKLIKPEDKINELIIFFAIIAGLSTFGFWGMIIGPAITVLFLTLMRISEAVPQEEMIH